In Marinitoga hydrogenitolerans DSM 16785, the following are encoded in one genomic region:
- a CDS encoding pyridoxamine 5'-phosphate oxidase family protein, which produces MDKKDVMKKLGKFLAETKTGVLGWINKDGYPELRWMSPCLMPYNTDCTYAITLEDFPKVNDLKNNGKVQWLIQNKSLTEVINIYGKINIIEDALFKSEVLENLSSNLVAIWKLEDDAEFVVLETIIEEIVYYDTMKGIKERINFREE; this is translated from the coding sequence ATGGATAAAAAAGATGTTATGAAAAAATTAGGAAAATTTCTTGCTGAAACAAAAACCGGTGTTTTAGGATGGATTAATAAAGACGGTTATCCAGAATTGAGATGGATGTCACCATGCTTGATGCCTTATAACACAGACTGTACCTACGCAATCACATTAGAAGATTTTCCAAAAGTAAATGATCTAAAAAATAATGGTAAAGTTCAATGGCTAATTCAAAACAAAAGTCTAACAGAGGTTATAAACATTTATGGAAAAATAAACATCATTGAAGATGCTTTGTTTAAATCAGAAGTTTTAGAAAATTTATCCTCAAATTTAGTAGCTATATGGAAATTAGAAGATGATGCGGAATTTGTTGTATTAGAAACAATAATAGAAGAAATCGTATATTACGACACAATGAAAGGAATAAAGGAAAGAATTAATTTTAGGGAGGAATAA